GAGGATCCACGATACCGCAAGCGAATCAAAGATTCGGGCGGTATCGGGACAAAAATTATGGCAAAACTTACTTTTCATGGTGGTGCCCAAAGCGTTACCGGAGGCAACTACCTGTTAGAAACCCAAAAATCAAAAATACTTATAGATTGTGGAATGTTTCAGGGTTTTCGTGAAGCGGAAGAAGAAAATTATGAAAAATTCCCTTATGATCCGTCTAAAATAGACGCGGTTTTTATAACTCACGCGCACATAGACCACATAGGGCGCCTGCCAAAATTGGTAAAGGAAGGTTATACAGGTGTTATATACAGCACTCCTCCTACAGCAGACTTAGCACCCATAATGCTTGAGGACAGCCAAAACCTTATAGCATCCGAAGCAAAGGACGACAACCACCCTCCGCTTTATACAGAAAAAGAGGTTAAGTTGGTGGAACAGCAGTTTAAGGGGATAGATTATGACAGAGAGTTTGTGGTTACCGAGGATATAAGAGTCCGTTTGCGGGATGCCGGACACATACTGGGCTCTGCCATAGTAGAGGTCTATATTACAGAGAATGGAGAAGAAAAGAAGATAGTCTTTTCCGGAGACCTCGGCAATTCGCCCGCCCCTCTTTTAAATGACATAAAGTATATTGAAGACGCGGACTATGTGCTAATGGAGACAGTTTATGGAGACCGGCTTCATGAGGACAAAGAGGAGAGAAAAAATATATTGGAAAAGTCCATAGAGGACGTGGTAACAAGCGGGGGAACTTTAATGATACCGACGTTTGCTCTTGAGCGTACGCAGGAAATACTTTACGAGATAAACTCTCTTATAAAAAATAACCGAATTCCAGAGGTACCAATATTTTTAGACAGCCCTCTTGCAATAAAGGCTACAGAGGTTTACAAAAAATACAGAAGCAATCCGCTATATTTTAACAACAAAACCGGAGAGTTTTTGAAGGAAAATCACAATCTTTTTGATTTTTCAAATCTGAATATATCTCTTAAGACTGAGGAATCAAAAGCTATAAATGATGTTCCCGCGCCAAAGGTTATAATAGCCGGCAGTGGGATGAGTACCGGAGGCAGAATAATGCATCACGAAATTCGCTACTTGCCGGATCCAAAGAGCATGCTTTTGATAATCGGATATCAGGCAAAAAGAACTTTAGGCAGGCGTCTTTTTGAAGGAGAAAAGGAGGTAAAAATATATGGGCAGGAAGTTTCTGTAAGGGCAAAAATAAGAGCTATTGGCGGTTATTCCGCTCACGCTGACCAGAATGGCCTATACAGCTGGATAGAGCATATAAACAAGGGAAGCAAGAGGAAGCTTAAAAAAGTCTTCTGCATCCAGGGAGAAGAAGAGGCGGCAAATACTT
The sequence above is a segment of the Candidatus Spechtbacterales bacterium genome. Coding sequences within it:
- a CDS encoding MBL fold metallo-hydrolase translates to MAKLTFHGGAQSVTGGNYLLETQKSKILIDCGMFQGFREAEEENYEKFPYDPSKIDAVFITHAHIDHIGRLPKLVKEGYTGVIYSTPPTADLAPIMLEDSQNLIASEAKDDNHPPLYTEKEVKLVEQQFKGIDYDREFVVTEDIRVRLRDAGHILGSAIVEVYITENGEEKKIVFSGDLGNSPAPLLNDIKYIEDADYVLMETVYGDRLHEDKEERKNILEKSIEDVVTSGGTLMIPTFALERTQEILYEINSLIKNNRIPEVPIFLDSPLAIKATEVYKKYRSNPLYFNNKTGEFLKENHNLFDFSNLNISLKTEESKAINDVPAPKVIIAGSGMSTGGRIMHHEIRYLPDPKSMLLIIGYQAKRTLGRRLFEGEKEVKIYGQEVSVRAKIRAIGGYSAHADQNGLYSWIEHINKGSKRKLKKVFCIQGEEEAANTFAKRLRDELAIDAHVPEPDEVFEF